The Acidobacteriota bacterium genome has a segment encoding these proteins:
- a CDS encoding WD40 repeat domain-containing protein, with translation MGGELKGKAGRELKILLPLLVVLVVAVIFIAQRAVRFFQGEKGIGYPLELHAVLEHESNVFGISFSPDGRYIASATGDDKISIWDWKNGRLVQQMDDPEYGSTYVYFSPDGKMLASRGNYRYVRFWDVESGDLIRTLEPYMAGDTNVKECDCPAADIAFSSDWTQMAYATGNNPISLWDLATDEVIKTFPTHPKGSNSIALSPDGKLLATVEWRSISIWDIETEEIVDTVRVSPTQSAFLVRFSPDGNTIITEHQGEYQLWDVKGLKRLMRTNDNWCSGSNQSLSMSGEMLAVTDLRDIHFWDTRSGELLYSIENAHWKMPRMFRFGENTEIWSVAFSPDGKYLASGGWDETVKIWRMPEENRGG, from the coding sequence ATGGGCGGTGAGTTGAAGGGCAAAGCCGGCAGGGAGCTCAAGATTCTCCTTCCGCTGCTTGTAGTGCTAGTGGTTGCGGTGATCTTCATCGCCCAGAGGGCGGTTCGATTCTTCCAAGGAGAGAAAGGTATTGGTTACCCGCTGGAATTGCACGCGGTGCTCGAACACGAAAGCAACGTTTTTGGAATCTCCTTTTCTCCAGATGGCAGATACATTGCAAGCGCCACCGGCGATGACAAGATTTCGATCTGGGACTGGAAGAACGGGCGTTTGGTCCAGCAGATGGATGACCCCGAATACGGCTCAACGTACGTTTACTTCTCGCCTGATGGAAAAATGCTCGCTTCGAGAGGCAACTACCGATACGTGAGATTCTGGGACGTGGAGAGCGGTGATCTTATTAGGACGCTGGAGCCTTACATGGCGGGAGATACTAATGTGAAAGAATGTGACTGCCCCGCCGCTGACATCGCCTTTTCATCCGATTGGACGCAGATGGCGTACGCGACTGGCAATAATCCAATCTCGCTCTGGGATCTCGCAACAGACGAAGTGATAAAGACGTTTCCAACCCACCCTAAGGGAAGCAACTCTATCGCCCTTTCTCCGGATGGTAAACTGCTCGCCACAGTAGAATGGAGAAGCATCAGTATATGGGACATTGAAACTGAAGAGATCGTCGATACCGTAAGAGTGAGCCCCACGCAATCTGCATTCCTTGTTCGATTTTCACCCGATGGAAACACCATAATCACGGAACATCAAGGTGAGTACCAACTATGGGACGTGAAAGGATTGAAACGTTTGATGCGTACAAATGATAATTGGTGTAGTGGTTCGAACCAATCATTGTCCATGAGCGGTGAGATGTTGGCAGTCACAGATCTGCGCGACATTCATTTTTGGGATACAAGGAGCGGGGAGCTTTTGTATTCCATAGAAAACGCTCATTGGAAGATGCCGCGGATGTTTAGGTTTGGTGAAAACACGGAAATATGGTCCGTAGCTTTTTCACCTGATGGCAAATACCTCGCCTCGGGCGGCTGGGATGAGACGGTCAAGATCTGGAGGATGCCGGAAGAGAATCGAGGAGGCTGA